A single region of the Pseudomonas sp. VD-NE ins genome encodes:
- a CDS encoding MlaD family protein: protein MTELPVAKTRPASNWSAIWVLPLIALIIGGWLGWRAYSETGIEIQIRFESGEGIQANKTEVMYKGMSVGKVKALKLDDEGNSKGVIATVEMNKDVEQYLKTSTRFWLVKPSVTLAGITGLETLVSGNYVAISPGEGEPVRKFKALAEEPPLSDAKPGLHLTIKADRLGSLNRGSPVFYKQIKVGQIKSYVLSEDQSTVELKVFIEPTYAKLVRKHTRFWNASGISIDANLSGVKVRSESLASIVAGGIAFATPENRKDSPPTDPSLPFRLYEDFDAAAAGIRVKVKLSDFEGLQAGRTPVMYKGIQVGNLKALKVDPDLNSATAELTLDPLAEDYLVDGTQFWVVKPSISLAGITGLEALVKGNYIAVRPGDKGAVPKREFEARPKAPPLDLRSPGLHLVLFTDTLGSIDVGSPILYKQVKVGSVQSYQFSKTRKQLVIGVHIEKEYENLVNASTRFWNVSGVTLTGGLTGGIQVKSESLQTLMAGGIAFETPQAKAPLQKRIPRFRLFANHDDANQKGAVVTIKVDRADGLRSGTPVRFKGLDVGKIESVDLTDDLQSVILTARITEVPERIARVGSQFWVVKPELGLIKTENLETLVTGKYIEVQPAAKNLGPQKNFVALANAPEVTKQEAGLSLVLSAARRGSLKPGVPVTYREITVGKVTGYELGQTADRVLVHILIEPKYAPLVRSGSRFWNTSGVGFDIGLFNGLTVRTESLETAIQGGIAFATPDGERMGNPARAEQTFPLFDKFEDEWLTWAPKISLGK, encoded by the coding sequence ATGACTGAATTGCCCGTAGCGAAAACCCGACCGGCTTCGAACTGGTCTGCCATTTGGGTACTGCCTCTGATCGCGCTGATCATCGGCGGTTGGCTCGGTTGGCGTGCCTATTCCGAAACCGGTATCGAGATCCAGATCCGCTTCGAGAGTGGCGAAGGCATCCAGGCCAACAAGACCGAGGTCATGTACAAGGGCATGTCGGTCGGCAAGGTCAAGGCGCTTAAACTCGACGATGAAGGCAACTCAAAAGGGGTGATCGCCACCGTCGAGATGAATAAAGATGTGGAGCAATACCTCAAGACCAGCACGCGCTTCTGGCTGGTCAAACCCAGCGTGACCCTGGCCGGCATCACCGGTCTGGAAACCTTGGTGTCGGGTAACTACGTTGCCATCAGTCCTGGCGAAGGCGAACCTGTGCGCAAGTTCAAGGCGCTGGCCGAAGAGCCGCCGCTGTCGGATGCCAAACCCGGTCTGCACCTGACCATCAAGGCTGATCGTCTCGGTTCGTTGAATCGGGGCAGCCCGGTGTTCTACAAACAGATCAAGGTTGGCCAGATCAAAAGCTATGTGCTTTCGGAAGATCAAAGCACCGTTGAGCTCAAAGTCTTCATCGAGCCAACCTACGCCAAACTGGTGCGCAAACACACGCGTTTCTGGAACGCCAGCGGCATCAGCATCGACGCCAACCTGTCCGGCGTGAAAGTGCGCAGCGAATCGCTGGCCAGCATCGTCGCCGGTGGTATCGCCTTCGCCACGCCGGAGAACCGCAAGGACAGCCCGCCGACCGATCCTAGCCTGCCGTTCCGTCTCTACGAAGACTTCGATGCCGCGGCTGCCGGGATTCGCGTGAAGGTCAAACTCAGCGACTTCGAAGGCCTGCAGGCTGGCCGCACGCCAGTCATGTACAAAGGCATTCAGGTCGGCAACCTGAAAGCGTTGAAGGTCGATCCGGATCTCAACAGCGCAACCGCCGAGTTGACCCTGGATCCGTTGGCCGAAGACTATCTGGTCGATGGCACCCAGTTCTGGGTGGTCAAGCCGTCGATTTCTCTGGCCGGTATCACCGGGCTGGAAGCGCTGGTGAAAGGTAACTACATCGCTGTGCGTCCGGGTGACAAGGGCGCTGTGCCGAAACGCGAGTTCGAGGCACGGCCGAAAGCGCCGCCGCTGGATCTGCGTTCGCCGGGCCTGCACCTGGTGTTGTTCACCGACACGCTCGGCTCGATCGATGTCGGCAGTCCGATTCTGTACAAACAGGTCAAGGTCGGTTCGGTACAGAGCTATCAGTTCTCCAAGACCCGCAAGCAACTGGTCATCGGTGTGCACATCGAGAAGGAGTACGAAAACCTGGTCAACGCCTCGACGCGTTTCTGGAACGTCAGTGGTGTCACGCTGACTGGCGGGTTGACCGGCGGTATTCAAGTCAAAAGCGAATCGCTGCAGACCCTGATGGCCGGCGGTATCGCGTTCGAAACGCCGCAAGCCAAGGCGCCGCTGCAGAAGCGTATTCCGCGTTTCCGTCTGTTCGCCAATCATGATGACGCTAATCAGAAGGGCGCCGTAGTGACGATCAAGGTCGATCGCGCTGATGGTTTGCGCAGCGGCACGCCAGTGCGCTTCAAAGGGCTGGATGTCGGCAAGATTGAAAGTGTCGATCTGACCGATGATCTGCAATCGGTGATCCTCACGGCACGGATTACCGAAGTGCCGGAGAGGATCGCCCGGGTCGGCAGCCAATTCTGGGTGGTCAAGCCTGAGTTGGGCCTGATCAAGACAGAAAATCTGGAAACCCTGGTGACCGGGAAATACATCGAAGTGCAACCGGCGGCGAAGAACCTCGGCCCGCAGAAGAACTTCGTTGCCCTGGCCAATGCGCCGGAAGTGACCAAGCAAGAGGCGGGGTTGAGTCTGGTTTTGAGCGCTGCCCGTCGAGGTTCGCTGAAACCGGGTGTGCCGGTGACGTATCGCGAAATTACCGTGGGTAAAGTCACCGGTTATGAACTGGGCCAGACCGCCGATCGTGTGTTGGTGCACATTCTGATCGAGCCGAAGTACGCGCCGTTGGTGCGTAGCGGAAGCCGGTTCTGGAACACCAGCGGTGTCGGGTTTGATATCGGTTTGTTCAACGGACTGACAGTGCGCACCGAGTCGCTGGAGACGGCGATTCAGGGCGGGATTGCTTTCGCCACGCCGGATGGCGAGCGCATGGGCAACCCGGCGCGGGCTGAGCAGACGTTCCCGTTGTTCGACAAGTTTGAGGATGAGTGGCTGACGTGGGCGCCGAAGATTTC
- a CDS encoding paraquat-inducible protein A has protein sequence MRAIDAGILVCTECHELNKQEADTDEQTCSRCGALVHARRPNSLARTWALLITAAIIYIPANVLPIMTVSSLGQGDPSTIMSGVIQLVQHGMIPIAAVVFIASILVPTFKLVGIALLLFSVQRRQPLSARQRIWMYRFIEFIGRWSMLDIFVIAILVAVVNFGRLASVEANLGAIAFASVVILTMLAAVTFDPRLIWDNTESDDDHD, from the coding sequence ATGCGGGCGATTGATGCGGGCATTCTGGTGTGTACCGAATGCCACGAATTGAACAAGCAGGAAGCGGACACCGACGAGCAAACCTGCAGCCGTTGCGGTGCGTTGGTTCACGCCCGGCGTCCGAACAGCCTCGCGCGAACCTGGGCGCTGCTGATCACGGCGGCCATCATCTATATTCCGGCCAATGTCTTACCGATCATGACTGTCAGTTCTTTGGGTCAGGGTGATCCGAGTACCATCATGTCCGGCGTGATCCAACTAGTGCAACACGGCATGATCCCGATTGCCGCCGTGGTGTTCATCGCCAGTATTCTGGTGCCAACCTTCAAACTGGTCGGCATCGCGCTGTTGCTTTTCTCAGTACAAAGACGCCAGCCGTTGTCCGCTCGGCAGCGCATCTGGATGTATCGTTTTATCGAGTTCATTGGCCGCTGGTCGATGCTCGATATATTTGTGATCGCCATTCTGGTGGCGGTCGTCAACTTCGGCCGGCTTGCCAGTGTCGAAGCCAATCTTGGCGCCATCGCCTTCGCCAGTGTGGTGATTCTGACGATGCTCGCCGCAGTAACTTTCGATCCCCGACTGATTTGGGATAACACGGAGTCGGACGACGACCATGACTGA
- a CDS encoding paraquat-inducible protein A codes for MSESVDAPGLSDLPLEDLVACHECDLLMRKPKLAHGEKALCPRCGYELYAHRHNVVQRSLALVIAALLLYIPANFLPIMQLNILGQSSQDTVWSGVLGLFNTDMQGVSIVVFLCSMAIPLLKLLCQLFVLLTIRFNVGRSYGLLLYRIYHHLKDWGMLEVYLMGVLVAIVKLADMAAITVGLGLACFIGLLLVQVWLEVVMSPHQIWQALSGEDAHAGD; via the coding sequence ATGTCAGAGTCGGTTGACGCCCCCGGGCTGTCAGATTTACCGCTGGAAGACTTGGTGGCCTGTCATGAGTGCGACCTGCTGATGCGCAAGCCAAAACTTGCCCATGGCGAAAAAGCCCTCTGCCCACGCTGCGGTTACGAGTTGTACGCCCACCGCCATAACGTGGTGCAGCGCAGCCTCGCCTTGGTGATCGCAGCATTATTGCTGTACATCCCGGCAAACTTTTTACCCATCATGCAACTCAATATCCTCGGGCAATCTTCGCAGGATACGGTCTGGAGTGGTGTACTCGGCCTGTTCAACACCGACATGCAGGGCGTATCGATCGTCGTATTCCTGTGCAGCATGGCCATTCCGTTGCTCAAGTTGCTGTGCCAATTATTCGTTTTGCTGACGATTCGTTTTAACGTCGGCCGCAGTTACGGTCTGCTTCTTTACCGCATTTACCACCACCTCAAAGACTGGGGAATGCTCGAGGTCTACCTGATGGGCGTATTGGTGGCTATCGTCAAACTGGCGGATATGGCAGCCATCACCGTCGGTCTTGGCCTGGCGTGTTTCATTGGTTTGTTACTAGTACAGGTATGGCTGGAGGTGGTGATGTCACCGCATCAGATCTGGCAGGCGTTATCAGGGGAAGATGCTCATGCGGGCGATTGA